A DNA window from Arachis hypogaea cultivar Tifrunner chromosome 18, arahy.Tifrunner.gnm2.J5K5, whole genome shotgun sequence contains the following coding sequences:
- the LOC112769533 gene encoding uncharacterized protein encodes MNNAFLAKICWELIDKPDDLWASLIWAKYDLDKNPYLTHWTANYSNLWKNLAPMWSFIRENIIHRIGNGLNTLFWRDVWLDMDQPLIELALPTSDVGNTEAKV; translated from the coding sequence ATGAACAATGCTTTCTTAGCTAAGATCTGCTGGGAGTTGATCGACAAGCCAGACGATCTTTGGGCATCCTTAATCTGGGCAAAATATGACCTAGACAAAAACCCGTATCTGACTCATTGGACAGCGAACTATTCTAATCTTTGGAAGAACCTTGCTCCCATGTGgtcgttcataagggagaatatTATACACAGAATTGGCAATGGTTTAAATACGCTATTTTGGAGGGATGTTTGGCTTGACATGGACCAACCTCTTATAGAGCTTGCTCTCCCCACCTCGGATGTTGGAAACACCGAGGCTAAAGTCTGA
- the LOC112769534 gene encoding uncharacterized protein produces the protein MWAKSGGMDLIDLGNEYFIVRLFNEDDYWHVMEGGPWLIFDHYLTIRRWTLEFNPFGSAINKIAAWVCLSDLPIEYYDKRFLGTVGDQIGKTLKVDMNIANHSRGKFARLYVEIDLNKPLDSKYMVNGNNYFIEYEGLHLICFACGKFGHVNDVCTAKP, from the coding sequence ATGTGGGCTAAGAGTGGAGGAATGGATCTAATAGACCTAGGGAATGAGTACTTTATTGTTAGGTTGTTCAATGAGGATGATTACTGGCATGTTATGGAGGGAGGACCTTGGCTAATCTTCGACCACTACTTGACGATAAGAAGGTGGACCCTTGAGTTCAATCCATTTGGTTCGGCTATTAATAAGATTGCTGCATGGGTGTGCCTCTCGGATCTCCCTATTGAATACTACGATAAAAGGTTTCTTGGAACAGTTGGCGATCAAATTGGGAAGACACTTAAAGTGGACATGAATATAGCAAATCATTCAAGAGGAAAGTTCGCCCGTCTCTATGTAGAGATTGACTTAAACAAGCCACTGGACTCTAAATACATGGTGAATGGCAATAATTACTTTATAGAATATGAGGGTCTTCACTTGATTTGCTTTGCGTGTGGTAAGTTTGGTCATGTTAATGATGTCTGTACTGCCAAGCCCTAG